In a genomic window of Alkalinema sp. FACHB-956:
- a CDS encoding phage holin family protein translates to MTGFFLTTLVTALSLLVVDILFKGVYIANFPAAIVAALAIGLINGTIRPVLSLLSLPINFLTLGLFSFVVNGICFWLAGVVVPGFAVHGTAATLLGPVVLSLGTTFLNSYFADRTLPTFLSSATSEKSLEASQK, encoded by the coding sequence ATGACTGGTTTTTTCTTAACGACTTTAGTAACCGCCTTAAGCCTACTCGTTGTCGATATTTTGTTTAAAGGCGTTTACATTGCTAACTTCCCCGCAGCGATCGTCGCGGCTCTGGCCATTGGTTTGATTAACGGAACGATTCGTCCGGTGCTTTCACTGCTTTCCTTACCCATTAACTTCCTAACGTTGGGATTATTCTCCTTTGTTGTTAACGGAATCTGTTTCTGGTTGGCAGGTGTAGTGGTTCCAGGATTCGCAGTACATGGTACGGCTGCAACGCTGTTAGGCCCCGTTGTGCTTTCGCTGGGGACAACGTTCCTCAATAGCTACTTCGCCGATCGTACGCTGCCTACCTTTTTAAGTTCCGCCACGTCTGAAAAATCCTTAGAAGCTAGTCAAAAATAA
- a CDS encoding PAS domain S-box protein, translating to MPYSFALSCCQKFLDRMTDLAWMMDDRGHLRLTNPPWKRFTGQSHPAQDLGLLWDWVEPSDRDRIQLAWEAARSSLTVVDCKVRLKNAQGVYEWMQVSLEAMGNDKVNDKGNDKVKEESPPDATANLEKAPLDSPFANHRAWLGVAVRLGSGAMLPDSRQSSQFVEALLTHASDGIVACDAQGQLVLFNRAAQMFHGLPPEPISPEHWSNYYDLYDRSGTRPLAVSEIPLYRALAGETVEGEEIMIKPKAGQSRSLLSNGACIYSATGEKLGAVVLMRDITAYKRATEALEQSEKRFRAIFNQTFQFIGLLQPDGTLIEANQTALEFGGVTAAEVIQQPFWDTPWWRNSSENQQQLRSAIARAAQGEFIRYEVEVAGAEGQTLTIDFSLTPIRDAQGKVTLIIPEGRDITAMKQAEAMRLRTELYTERLSIALRVAKAAAWTWDLQTQKLSWTPEFEALFDYEPGSTQQIYDEWFNRVHPDDRARVERELQKAIDQETPEYRCEYRIQWQDGQIRWIDGVGEIHPDDQGQPRWMSGLVYDITDRKLNEAALQRSEEFTRRILESNQDCIKVLDLEGNLLYMNDNGQSLMEIDNFSQQAANHCWLHFWQGEDQQMARTALTAAQSKKVGKFEGFCPTAKGTPKWWEVTVTPILGPEGEVEQLLSVSRDITDRRKWASALQQSEALFRTTFEQTALGFCHVSLEGQWLRVNRKLCEIVGYRPEELLQTTFQAITAPEDLPKDLALVEQLLKNEIPEYSLEKRYIHKQGHHVWVNITVSLVRESTAEERLGKPSYFLSAVEDITERKQLELQNQQQTEELQLINQSLVTAQQRLRERNQELDQFVYIASHDLKAPLRAIANLSEWIEDDLMGQIPEENQQQLQLLRQRVHRMDALIDGLLRYSRVGRQDLAIESVDVADLVQEVIDSLAPPPGFNITIAGTMPTLRSKRLLLHQVFANLMSNAIKHHDRPDGSITIACQPQTDQYYQFTVKDDGPGIPETEHERIFGIFQTLQADHSTDNTGIGLALVKKIVEAEGGQITVHCDIPRGCQFSFTWPQSIDR from the coding sequence ATGCCCTATTCCTTTGCCCTCTCCTGCTGTCAAAAATTCCTCGATCGCATGACTGACCTAGCCTGGATGATGGACGATCGAGGCCACCTGAGGCTGACCAATCCCCCCTGGAAGCGCTTTACCGGACAATCGCATCCCGCCCAGGATCTAGGGCTGTTGTGGGACTGGGTGGAACCGAGCGATCGCGATCGCATTCAGTTGGCCTGGGAAGCGGCTCGATCGTCCCTAACCGTCGTGGACTGTAAGGTGCGGTTAAAGAATGCCCAGGGCGTTTACGAGTGGATGCAAGTCAGCCTAGAAGCCATGGGCAATGACAAAGTCAATGACAAGGGCAATGACAAGGTCAAGGAGGAGAGCCCACCGGATGCGACGGCCAACCTTGAGAAAGCCCCCCTCGATAGCCCCTTTGCCAATCACCGGGCTTGGCTGGGGGTGGCAGTCCGGCTTGGCAGTGGGGCCATGCTACCCGATTCCCGCCAATCGAGCCAATTTGTAGAAGCCTTGTTAACCCATGCCTCCGATGGCATTGTCGCCTGCGATGCCCAAGGGCAATTAGTCCTGTTTAACCGTGCTGCACAGATGTTCCACGGTTTGCCCCCGGAACCCATTTCACCAGAACATTGGTCCAACTATTACGATCTCTACGATCGATCGGGTACCCGACCCTTAGCGGTTTCTGAAATTCCCCTCTACCGCGCTTTAGCAGGGGAAACCGTTGAAGGCGAAGAAATTATGATTAAGCCCAAAGCAGGGCAGTCGCGATCGCTGCTCTCTAACGGGGCTTGTATCTACAGCGCCACGGGGGAAAAATTGGGAGCCGTGGTCTTAATGCGCGATATTACAGCCTATAAGCGCGCCACCGAAGCCCTAGAGCAGAGTGAAAAACGGTTTCGGGCTATTTTTAATCAAACCTTTCAGTTTATTGGCTTGCTCCAGCCCGACGGAACCCTGATTGAAGCCAATCAAACCGCCCTGGAATTTGGGGGCGTGACGGCGGCAGAGGTGATTCAGCAACCCTTTTGGGATACCCCTTGGTGGCGCAATTCTTCTGAGAATCAACAGCAGTTACGATCGGCGATCGCGCGGGCAGCCCAGGGCGAATTTATTCGCTATGAAGTCGAGGTGGCAGGCGCAGAGGGACAGACCTTGACGATCGATTTTTCCCTGACCCCCATTCGAGATGCCCAAGGGAAGGTGACGCTCATTATTCCCGAAGGTCGCGATATCACGGCCATGAAACAAGCAGAAGCAATGCGGCTGCGCACCGAACTCTACACCGAGCGGCTGTCGATCGCCCTACGAGTGGCCAAAGCCGCCGCTTGGACGTGGGATCTGCAAACCCAAAAACTCTCTTGGACCCCCGAATTTGAAGCCCTATTTGACTACGAGCCAGGGAGCACCCAGCAGATCTACGACGAATGGTTTAATCGGGTACATCCCGACGATCGGGCCCGGGTGGAACGGGAACTCCAAAAGGCGATTGACCAGGAAACGCCCGAGTACCGCTGCGAATATCGCATTCAGTGGCAAGATGGCCAAATTCGTTGGATTGATGGCGTGGGTGAAATTCATCCCGATGACCAGGGTCAGCCTCGCTGGATGTCCGGGCTGGTGTACGACATTACCGATCGGAAGCTGAATGAAGCCGCGTTACAGCGCAGTGAAGAATTCACCCGTCGCATTTTGGAAAGCAATCAAGATTGCATTAAGGTTTTGGATCTCGAAGGCAATCTGCTCTACATGAATGACAACGGCCAGTCGTTGATGGAAATCGACAATTTCAGCCAGCAAGCAGCCAATCATTGTTGGCTCCATTTTTGGCAAGGGGAAGACCAACAGATGGCCAGAACCGCACTTACAGCAGCGCAATCGAAGAAAGTTGGCAAATTTGAAGGATTTTGTCCAACGGCCAAAGGGACACCAAAATGGTGGGAAGTCACCGTGACCCCTATCCTAGGCCCCGAGGGTGAGGTTGAACAACTCCTCTCCGTGTCCCGAGACATCACCGATCGACGCAAATGGGCATCGGCATTGCAACAAAGCGAAGCGTTGTTCCGCACCACCTTTGAACAAACCGCCCTAGGATTTTGTCATGTCTCCTTGGAAGGCCAATGGTTGCGGGTCAACCGTAAGCTATGTGAGATTGTGGGATACCGCCCAGAAGAGTTGCTGCAAACCACCTTTCAAGCCATTACGGCCCCCGAAGATCTGCCTAAAGATCTCGCCCTTGTGGAACAATTATTGAAGAATGAAATCCCTGAATATTCCCTAGAGAAGCGTTATATTCACAAGCAAGGCCACCATGTATGGGTCAATATTACCGTTTCCCTAGTCCGGGAGAGCACCGCAGAAGAGCGTTTAGGCAAACCCAGTTATTTTTTATCTGCGGTCGAAGACATCACAGAACGTAAGCAGTTGGAATTACAAAACCAGCAACAAACTGAAGAACTACAACTGATTAACCAATCGCTGGTTACAGCCCAACAACGGCTGCGGGAACGCAATCAGGAATTGGATCAGTTTGTCTACATTGCGTCCCATGACCTGAAAGCACCGCTACGGGCGATCGCCAACCTCTCGGAATGGATTGAAGATGATCTCATGGGTCAAATCCCGGAAGAGAATCAACAACAACTGCAACTGCTGCGCCAACGAGTCCATCGCATGGATGCCCTAATTGATGGATTACTGCGATATTCCCGCGTGGGTCGGCAGGATTTGGCCATTGAGTCTGTGGATGTAGCCGATCTCGTGCAGGAGGTGATTGACTCGTTAGCCCCTCCCCCAGGCTTTAACATCACCATTGCAGGCACAATGCCCACCCTGAGATCGAAGCGGTTGTTATTACATCAAGTCTTCGCCAACTTGATGAGCAATGCGATTAAACACCACGATCGCCCCGATGGTTCCATTACAATCGCCTGCCAACCGCAGACGGATCAGTACTATCAATTTACGGTCAAGGATGATGGCCCCGGCATTCCTGAAACAGAGCACGAGCGAATTTTTGGAATTTTCCAGACCTTACAGGCGGATCACTCAACGGACAATACTGGCATTGGGCTGGCCTTGGTTAAAAAGATCGTAGAAGCGGAGGGCGGCCAAATTACAGTCCACTGCGACATTCCGAGGGGGTGTCAGTTCTCCTTTACCTGGCCCCAGTCGATCGATCGCTAG
- a CDS encoding CsbD family protein — MSLEGKAKATAKNLEGKAQEAIGHVTGDPVDQHEGKAKQSEAKVRHSAENLKEKAQNFAEGVQTRVEAAAKNVAGKIEEAVGEATDDPTKVAKGRMKQTEADALNAAEDIRR, encoded by the coding sequence ATGAGTTTAGAAGGAAAAGCTAAAGCAACTGCAAAAAACCTCGAAGGAAAGGCTCAAGAAGCGATCGGGCATGTCACTGGCGATCCCGTAGATCAACATGAAGGGAAAGCTAAGCAATCCGAAGCAAAGGTTCGCCACAGTGCCGAAAACCTGAAGGAAAAGGCTCAGAATTTTGCTGAAGGGGTTCAAACTCGAGTGGAAGCAGCGGCTAAAAACGTTGCCGGTAAGATTGAAGAAGCGGTTGGTGAAGCGACCGATGATCCGACGAAAGTTGCCAAAGGTCGGATGAAGCAAACGGAAGCCGATGCCCTGAACGCTGCGGAAGACATCCGTCGCTAA
- a CDS encoding response regulator transcription factor: MEDVIRIVIVEDHDLTRMGLEAALQRREGISVIGEAANGIQGLKLLTSEKPDVAIVDIGLPDMDGIEMLRRFREYSAEAEPATKILMLTMHKGEDSVMAAFAAGADAYCMKDISMDKLEEAIRSTHDGNPWIDPTIASIVLQQVRQKEVVAAPETEKTVQIKALDAEYEEIVGNAGLTDREIEILQLIVRGYSNAEIAETLFVTVGTIKTHVRHILNKLCVDDRTHAAVLALRAGLIE; this comes from the coding sequence ATGGAAGATGTGATTCGGATTGTGATTGTAGAAGATCATGACCTGACTCGGATGGGGCTGGAAGCAGCTCTACAACGGCGAGAAGGCATCAGTGTGATTGGTGAAGCGGCCAATGGCATACAAGGATTGAAACTGCTGACTAGCGAAAAACCTGATGTTGCGATCGTCGATATTGGGTTGCCCGATATGGATGGCATTGAAATGCTGCGTCGGTTTCGCGAATATTCCGCCGAGGCAGAACCCGCTACCAAAATTTTGATGTTGACCATGCATAAGGGCGAAGATTCGGTTATGGCGGCCTTTGCGGCGGGAGCAGACGCCTACTGTATGAAAGATATCAGCATGGATAAGCTGGAAGAGGCCATTCGATCGACCCATGACGGGAATCCTTGGATTGATCCCACGATCGCGAGCATTGTGCTGCAACAGGTGCGGCAGAAGGAGGTCGTAGCGGCACCAGAAACCGAGAAAACTGTGCAAATTAAGGCGCTAGATGCAGAATATGAGGAAATTGTAGGAAATGCGGGCTTGACCGATCGGGAAATTGAGATTTTACAATTGATCGTGCGCGGGTATAGCAACGCAGAAATTGCAGAGACCCTATTTGTAACCGTTGGCACCATCAAAACCCATGTCCGCCATATTTTGAATAAACTCTGTGTGGACGATCGCACCCATGCCGCTGTTCTGGCTCTCAGAGCGGGTTTGATTGAATAA
- a CDS encoding SDR family NAD(P)-dependent oxidoreductase, producing the protein MKLQNKVAIVTGGGTGIGRATALLLAQQGARIGVVDRTVDPSLETVKTIEQQGGQAIWQRADVSQADQMERAISQIMQTWGRIDIVVANAGINGTWAPIEDLQPEEWDATLHTNLKGTFLTVKYTVPYLKQQSQGSIIVVSSVNGTRGFSLSGATAYACSKAAQVAFTKMIALELAKYRIRVNVVCPGAIETGINDHDSQRRRLEDIQEPVEFPRGNIPLTGGHPGKSEDVAQLVLFLASNESSYITGTEIWIDGAESLIKG; encoded by the coding sequence ATGAAACTCCAAAATAAAGTTGCCATTGTCACCGGAGGAGGTACGGGGATTGGCCGAGCAACGGCTCTACTTTTAGCCCAGCAAGGTGCCAGGATTGGGGTTGTCGATCGCACCGTTGATCCCAGCCTAGAAACCGTAAAGACCATTGAACAACAGGGCGGACAGGCGATCTGGCAAAGGGCCGATGTCTCCCAAGCCGATCAAATGGAACGGGCGATCTCGCAAATCATGCAGACGTGGGGACGGATTGATATTGTCGTGGCCAATGCGGGCATTAATGGGACTTGGGCTCCGATCGAAGATTTACAGCCGGAGGAATGGGATGCCACCCTCCATACGAATCTGAAAGGTACTTTTTTGACCGTTAAATATACAGTTCCCTATCTGAAACAGCAATCGCAAGGATCAATTATTGTCGTCTCATCCGTGAATGGGACGCGGGGGTTCAGCCTATCGGGCGCAACGGCCTACGCCTGTTCCAAGGCGGCACAGGTGGCCTTTACCAAAATGATTGCCTTGGAATTAGCCAAGTATCGCATTCGAGTCAATGTCGTCTGTCCCGGTGCGATCGAAACGGGAATTAACGACCATGATTCCCAACGGCGACGCCTAGAAGACATTCAAGAACCCGTCGAGTTTCCACGGGGCAACATTCCCCTCACGGGTGGACATCCCGGCAAATCTGAAGATGTAGCTCAGTTGGTGCTTTTTTTAGCGTCTAATGAGTCTAGCTACATTACAGGAACTGAAATTTGGATTGATGGCGCAGAGTCCTTGATCAAGGGATAA
- a CDS encoding YqaE/Pmp3 family membrane protein translates to MKPVRYLLAIVLPPVAVFLAYGVSTTLVISILLTLLGWVPGIIHALWALTRYDEMMNPENL, encoded by the coding sequence ATGAAACCTGTACGTTACCTACTTGCCATTGTTCTTCCCCCGGTAGCTGTGTTCCTAGCCTATGGGGTGAGCACAACTCTAGTGATTAGCATTCTATTGACCTTACTGGGTTGGGTTCCCGGAATTATCCATGCACTGTGGGCTTTAACTCGCTATGACGAAATGATGAATCCTGAAAATCTGTAG
- a CDS encoding PRC-barrel domain-containing protein, translating into MRKGSDLIGCPIVAFDTGKKFARVQDLIFDQDRNLLIALLVEEPGFLRDAKVLPIESIQSMGADAVITSSKEDVIPASSHSKISAILDHNNIMKGTQILTVTGQNLGKMVDLYIDENSGVVEGYEVSGGIFADAYSGRSFVPALQTLRIGEDYAFVPEVVAELMEEQVGGLKGAMQTTGEKVQEAAQKAGEQVQEARRQATSQLANTIVPVEAQRSYVLGRITQASVLHPNGTLFLEAGHVVTMTNVNAAEELGILDRLYRATGGDLVEDAKQRAGEVADKLAQKAETVAQDVSRKTSTVTAQYTVNQALGRRAQTIVRTRSGVIVVAPGQIVTQPVVERARHTNTEKELLKSVGLSSTDAAKSSTSDAIATTRGQLSNTAESVGTQVQEGTSQLLRWAKYKTAQLRDQSAQALEEQRIKGALGRPVTRVILDYQDQVILNAGELITHQAIEAARRADVLDVLLASVYTQTPEFSQAQLRAPQPGRAALPAMK; encoded by the coding sequence ATGCGGAAAGGTAGTGATTTAATTGGATGCCCGATCGTTGCATTTGATACTGGTAAGAAGTTTGCCAGAGTGCAAGATTTAATTTTCGATCAAGATCGCAACTTACTGATTGCTTTGTTGGTGGAAGAACCCGGATTTCTACGGGATGCGAAAGTGCTCCCGATCGAATCGATTCAGTCCATGGGAGCCGACGCAGTCATCACAAGTTCCAAAGAAGATGTCATCCCGGCCTCGTCCCACAGCAAAATTTCTGCCATTTTGGACCATAACAACATTATGAAAGGCACCCAAATTCTGACCGTGACGGGGCAGAATTTAGGCAAAATGGTTGACCTGTATATTGATGAAAATAGCGGTGTCGTGGAGGGCTACGAAGTTTCTGGTGGCATTTTTGCGGATGCCTACTCCGGTCGCTCCTTTGTCCCGGCTCTGCAAACCCTACGCATCGGGGAAGACTACGCCTTTGTCCCGGAAGTGGTGGCAGAGTTGATGGAAGAACAGGTCGGCGGCCTCAAGGGTGCAATGCAAACGACGGGCGAAAAGGTTCAGGAAGCAGCACAAAAGGCGGGAGAACAGGTCCAGGAAGCCCGCCGCCAAGCAACCAGCCAACTAGCCAACACGATCGTCCCGGTGGAAGCTCAACGTAGTTATGTGTTAGGTCGTATCACCCAAGCATCGGTGCTGCATCCTAATGGAACGCTGTTTTTAGAAGCTGGCCACGTGGTCACCATGACCAATGTCAATGCAGCGGAGGAGTTGGGCATCTTGGATCGGTTGTACCGTGCCACGGGCGGCGACTTGGTGGAAGATGCCAAGCAGCGGGCTGGTGAAGTTGCAGACAAGCTGGCGCAGAAGGCGGAAACAGTGGCTCAAGATGTTTCCCGTAAAACCAGCACGGTCACGGCTCAGTACACCGTTAATCAAGCGCTAGGACGCCGTGCGCAAACGATTGTGCGTACCCGGAGCGGCGTGATTGTGGTCGCTCCAGGCCAAATCGTAACGCAGCCTGTGGTGGAACGCGCCCGCCATACCAACACGGAAAAAGAATTGCTCAAATCCGTGGGGCTGTCTTCGACCGATGCCGCGAAGTCCAGCACGAGCGACGCGATCGCGACGACCCGCGGCCAACTGAGCAATACCGCAGAAAGTGTCGGCACGCAGGTGCAAGAAGGGACTTCCCAACTGCTGCGCTGGGCCAAGTACAAAACCGCCCAACTGCGGGATCAAAGTGCCCAAGCCTTGGAAGAGCAACGGATTAAAGGCGCATTAGGCCGCCCCGTCACCCGAGTCATTCTGGATTATCAAGATCAGGTCATCCTCAATGCCGGTGAACTGATTACCCACCAAGCGATCGAAGCGGCTCGCCGTGCCGATGTCCTAGATGTTCTGTTGGCCTCGGTTTACACCCAGACCCCAGAGTTTAGTCAAGCCCAACTGCGAGCCCCGCAACCAGGCCGTGCTGCATTGCCTGCCATGAAGTAA